From Oceanispirochaeta sp. M1, a single genomic window includes:
- the rpsA gene encoding 30S ribosomal protein S1: protein MGKTDAAAAENNSQTQLQEQYLKAMDQLEEGQLVDGHVIQVDSEFVFIDIGYKSEGKIPLAEFKVAPVIGDIVSVVLVKREGKNGEIVVSKKKADAKVMWKELRDAFQDHKTVKGKVAKSIKGGFEVDLGIEVRAFIPISKMDLHRIEEPEEYVGLESEFYIERLYNDKKVNIVLSRRELLEETLSAAKKDFFAKTSINDEVTGTVKSFTSFGAFIDLGGFDGLLHINDMSWGHVNRPKDYVKKGQEIKLKVIRLEAEDEKINLSLKHFTQDPWSTFEDRYQVEDVVKGKVTKLTDFGAFIEIEEGIEGLAHISELSWVKRIKHPKEIMNIGDEVEAMILGYDIHEGRISLGMKQTLPNPWNEMEAKYPVGMKMTREIKKVTNAGAFVELEEGIDGFLHVDDLSWTKKIKNPSSMLKEGEEIEVIITNVDTEAHRIRLGVKQLSNDPWAELLKLHPKGSIIEGEISNITDFGLFVKVPGEIEGLIHKNNLSEDREADADELLGKYKVGEKISASVIELQPGKQKLSLSVKEMKIREQKKEISKYIHEDDGGDSTFTLADMLKDKES from the coding sequence ATGGGAAAGACGGATGCTGCTGCAGCAGAGAACAACAGCCAGACACAACTTCAGGAACAATACCTGAAAGCTATGGATCAGCTTGAGGAAGGACAGCTGGTCGATGGTCATGTCATACAGGTAGACAGTGAGTTTGTGTTTATAGATATTGGCTACAAATCTGAAGGAAAAATACCACTTGCCGAGTTCAAAGTAGCTCCTGTTATAGGTGATATCGTTTCTGTCGTACTCGTTAAGAGAGAAGGCAAAAACGGAGAAATAGTAGTCTCAAAGAAAAAAGCCGATGCTAAAGTCATGTGGAAAGAACTCCGCGATGCCTTTCAGGATCATAAAACAGTTAAAGGTAAAGTAGCTAAATCCATCAAGGGTGGATTTGAAGTAGACCTCGGTATTGAAGTTAGGGCTTTTATTCCTATTTCAAAAATGGATCTTCATAGAATCGAAGAGCCCGAAGAATATGTCGGACTTGAATCAGAATTCTATATTGAAAGACTCTATAACGATAAAAAGGTCAATATCGTTTTATCCAGAAGAGAACTTCTGGAAGAAACACTCAGTGCCGCAAAAAAAGATTTTTTTGCCAAAACTTCCATCAATGACGAAGTTACCGGAACAGTTAAAAGCTTTACATCATTCGGTGCTTTTATCGATCTGGGTGGATTTGACGGTCTGCTTCATATCAACGATATGAGCTGGGGTCATGTAAACAGACCCAAGGATTATGTAAAGAAGGGTCAGGAGATCAAACTTAAGGTCATCCGACTGGAAGCTGAAGATGAAAAAATCAATCTCTCCCTCAAGCACTTCACTCAGGACCCCTGGTCCACATTTGAAGATCGTTACCAGGTAGAGGATGTTGTTAAGGGTAAAGTTACCAAATTGACCGATTTCGGAGCCTTCATTGAAATTGAGGAAGGAATCGAAGGTCTTGCTCATATTTCTGAGCTGTCATGGGTGAAACGAATTAAACACCCCAAGGAAATCATGAATATCGGCGACGAAGTTGAAGCCATGATCCTTGGATATGATATCCACGAAGGAAGAATTTCCCTCGGAATGAAGCAGACTCTCCCCAATCCCTGGAATGAGATGGAAGCTAAATACCCTGTAGGTATGAAAATGACCAGAGAGATCAAGAAAGTTACCAATGCCGGTGCTTTTGTTGAACTGGAAGAGGGAATCGACGGTTTCCTCCACGTTGATGATCTGTCCTGGACTAAAAAAATTAAGAATCCTTCTTCAATGCTGAAGGAAGGTGAAGAAATTGAGGTAATAATTACCAATGTAGATACAGAAGCACACAGAATCAGACTGGGAGTTAAACAACTCTCTAATGATCCCTGGGCAGAGCTGCTGAAACTTCACCCCAAGGGAAGCATTATTGAGGGAGAAATTTCTAATATTACTGATTTTGGGCTGTTCGTTAAGGTTCCGGGTGAAATCGAAGGTCTTATTCACAAGAACAATCTGAGTGAAGACAGAGAAGCTGATGCTGATGAGCTGCTTGGTAAATACAAAGTAGGTGAAAAGATTTCTGCTTCTGTTATCGAGCTGCAGCCCGGTAAACAGAAACTTTCTCTTTCTGTCAAGGAAATGAAAATCCGTGAACAGAAGAAGGAAATATCCAAGTATATCCACGAAGATGACGGTGGCGATTCCACTTTCACCCTTGCGGATATGCTTAAGGATAAAGAAAGCTGA
- the cmk gene encoding (d)CMP kinase, protein MIVAIDGPAGVGKSTIASTIAREMGYFNLNSGNFYRAVSLSLMRNNIKIDDEKTVSAIAKGLKFDISDNHLYMNDEDVEDLLHNDEVDAIVAEVSAIVPVRHIVNEHLRILSKSLDLVAEGRDMTTVVFPHGEVKVFLDASPEIRAERRFKQGVSTLSYEEILEGIRKRDVIDRNKKEGSLIISDDALYIDTSSLTLEQVCEKVTDKIKELK, encoded by the coding sequence ATGATAGTAGCAATAGATGGTCCGGCGGGTGTCGGTAAAAGTACAATAGCATCAACAATAGCCCGGGAGATGGGCTATTTTAATCTTAACTCAGGTAATTTCTATCGTGCAGTCTCTCTGTCACTTATGAGGAATAATATAAAAATTGATGATGAAAAAACCGTCTCTGCGATAGCAAAGGGACTGAAGTTCGATATCAGTGACAATCATCTGTATATGAATGATGAGGATGTTGAAGATCTTCTCCACAATGATGAAGTGGATGCCATCGTGGCTGAGGTGTCGGCTATAGTGCCCGTGAGGCACATTGTAAACGAGCATCTGAGAATTCTCAGCAAGTCTCTGGATCTTGTGGCCGAAGGCCGTGATATGACAACTGTTGTTTTTCCTCATGGCGAGGTAAAAGTTTTCCTTGATGCCTCCCCGGAAATACGTGCTGAAAGGCGCTTCAAGCAGGGTGTAAGCACCCTGTCTTATGAGGAAATTCTTGAGGGAATTCGCAAGCGGGATGTGATCGACAGAAACAAAAAAGAGGGAAGTTTAATCATCTCAGATGACGCCTTATATATTGACACATCTAGCTTGACGTTAGAGCAAGTATGTGAGAAAGTAACAGATAAAATTAAAGAATTAAAATAA
- a CDS encoding sigma 54-interacting transcriptional regulator, translated as MFADKVDRKRLDTLIEINNLINSNYTDIRTLMTHILESSTRLTGGESSSLLLLDSETDLLYFEIALGTKSEDVKKFTVKMGEGIAGWVAQNNTSLIVNDVEDDPRFFSEIDKDVGYKTTSILAVPLRMKDHCVGVIEVINKKNERKFTEEDLEWLEVFTNQASLAYQNAQSFKKVKDELFRLQDRVESNSGFHKMIFQSSEIDALLKITDKISQSDSPVLITGESGVGKELFAEQVHLRSPRSSDTFVRLNCAAIPEELLESELFGHVKGAFTDASNERIGRFSLADGGTIFLDEIGEISLAVQAKLLRVLQNRQFEALGSSDTITVDVRIIAATNRNLESMVEKGSFREDLYYRLNVLPVRIPALRDRVDDIPVLCDYFLSKYFARNRKDAKGLTAEAQEILLSYSWPGNVRELENVIERAVIVSKGSSIEIDDLLLGRDKEKTLSGYKGKSLKESVNIFKKSYIKRVLASCENNQTEAAAKLGIQRTYLSRLIKDLDIKV; from the coding sequence ATGTTTGCTGACAAAGTTGATCGAAAGAGACTGGATACTCTCATTGAAATCAATAATTTAATTAATTCCAATTATACAGATATACGGACTCTGATGACCCATATTCTTGAATCATCGACTCGCCTCACCGGAGGCGAGTCTTCTTCTCTTCTTCTCCTGGATTCCGAAACAGATCTGCTTTATTTTGAAATTGCTCTGGGAACCAAGAGTGAAGATGTAAAGAAATTTACCGTTAAAATGGGTGAGGGTATCGCCGGCTGGGTTGCCCAGAACAATACCTCCCTTATAGTAAATGATGTTGAAGATGACCCCCGGTTTTTCTCTGAAATAGATAAGGATGTTGGATATAAAACCACTTCAATACTGGCTGTTCCTCTCCGAATGAAAGATCATTGTGTGGGTGTTATAGAAGTCATCAATAAGAAGAATGAGAGAAAATTTACCGAAGAGGACCTTGAGTGGCTTGAGGTTTTTACCAACCAGGCTTCCCTGGCCTATCAGAACGCCCAGTCTTTTAAGAAAGTAAAGGATGAGCTGTTCAGACTGCAGGATAGAGTTGAGTCTAATTCGGGTTTTCATAAGATGATTTTTCAGAGCAGTGAAATAGATGCTTTGCTTAAAATCACCGATAAAATATCCCAGTCCGACTCGCCCGTACTTATTACAGGCGAAAGCGGTGTAGGAAAGGAACTTTTTGCAGAACAGGTTCATCTGAGAAGCCCGCGCAGTTCTGATACTTTTGTCAGGCTTAACTGTGCGGCTATTCCAGAAGAACTCCTTGAGAGTGAACTCTTCGGGCATGTAAAAGGTGCTTTTACGGATGCTTCAAATGAGAGGATCGGACGATTCTCTCTAGCTGACGGCGGAACAATCTTTCTTGATGAAATCGGAGAGATAAGTCTGGCTGTTCAGGCTAAGCTGCTCAGAGTTCTTCAGAACAGACAGTTTGAAGCTCTGGGATCTTCAGATACCATAACCGTGGATGTAAGAATTATTGCAGCTACAAACAGGAATCTGGAAAGTATGGTTGAAAAGGGAAGTTTCAGAGAGGATCTGTATTACAGACTCAATGTACTTCCTGTAAGAATACCCGCCCTCCGGGACCGGGTTGATGATATTCCTGTTCTTTGTGACTATTTTTTGAGTAAATATTTTGCAAGGAATAGAAAAGATGCTAAAGGACTGACAGCAGAGGCTCAGGAAATACTCTTGAGCTATAGCTGGCCCGGCAATGTCCGGGAGCTTGAAAATGTTATTGAAAGAGCTGTCATTGTTTCAAAGGGTTCCTCCATTGAAATAGATGATCTTCTCCTTGGTAGGGATAAGGAAAAAACTCTTAGCGGATATAAGGGGAAATCTCTTAAAGAGTCTGTTAATATTTTCAAGAAAAGTTATATAAAAAGAGTACTCGCCAG
- the folK gene encoding 2-amino-4-hydroxy-6-hydroxymethyldihydropteridine diphosphokinase, with protein sequence MGTNVGDRIANLLGACRSLNDILDDFSASSVWETRAMIVEDQPNFLNMAVCGDYQGGENSLLEDLQRIEASLGRDRSREIPKGPRTMDLDILFFSDKKIETETLTIPHPGIRLRAFVLYPLLEVYPKDSPAYIQYKEALEQMDDQGVECFIKIMKGKSIFKALEEKRIE encoded by the coding sequence ATCGGCACAAATGTGGGCGATCGTATTGCCAATCTCCTTGGCGCATGCAGATCCCTGAATGATATATTGGATGATTTCTCAGCATCCTCTGTCTGGGAAACCAGAGCTATGATTGTTGAAGATCAGCCTAATTTTCTTAATATGGCAGTCTGTGGTGACTATCAGGGAGGCGAGAACAGTCTTCTTGAAGATCTCCAACGCATTGAAGCCTCCCTGGGGCGTGACCGCAGCAGGGAGATCCCTAAAGGTCCAAGAACAATGGATCTTGATATATTGTTCTTTTCAGATAAAAAAATTGAAACAGAGACACTTACAATTCCCCATCCGGGAATTCGGCTGAGGGCCTTTGTTCTCTATCCTCTTCTGGAAGTTTATCCCAAAGATTCACCGGCCTATATTCAATATAAGGAAGCACTGGAACAAATGGATGATCAGGGTGTAGAGTGTTTTATAAAAATTATGAAGGGAAAAAGTATCTTCAAAGCCTTGGAGGAAAAGCGCATTGAGTGA
- the recA gene encoding recombinase RecA: MADKSSDDKKKAIEAARLQIEKQFGKGSIMKMGDQPHMEVEAIPSGSILLDEALGVGGYPKGRIVEIYGPESSGKTTLALHAIAESQKQGGIAAFIDAEHALDPSYARGLGVNVDELWVSQPDTGEQSLEITESLIRSGAVDIIVVDSVAALTPRAEIEGDMGDSHMGLQARLMSQALRKLTGIISKSNACLIFINQIRMKIGVMFGNPETTTGGNALKFYSSVRLEVRKIETMAKGQEDAIGNRVRVKVVKNKVAPPFRKVELEIIFGKGISSIASLMDAALKYELIQKSGSWYSMDEERIGQGRDNVKKYLEDNEVIAENLLLQLRGIMFPSKKVEAPKDDKKVKKATKDKEPKKIKEELF, from the coding sequence ATGGCAGATAAAAGCTCAGATGACAAAAAAAAGGCTATAGAAGCCGCCCGTCTACAGATAGAAAAGCAGTTCGGTAAGGGTTCCATCATGAAAATGGGCGATCAGCCTCATATGGAAGTTGAGGCTATCCCTTCAGGTTCAATTCTTCTGGATGAAGCATTAGGTGTAGGTGGATATCCCAAGGGCCGTATTGTTGAAATTTATGGTCCTGAATCCTCAGGAAAAACAACACTGGCTCTTCATGCAATTGCTGAGTCTCAGAAACAGGGTGGTATTGCTGCTTTTATCGATGCAGAGCATGCCCTTGATCCTTCATATGCCAGGGGACTTGGTGTCAATGTTGATGAATTGTGGGTTTCTCAGCCTGACACAGGTGAACAGTCACTGGAAATAACAGAGTCTTTAATCCGTTCCGGTGCTGTAGATATCATTGTCGTTGACTCAGTTGCCGCTTTGACGCCACGTGCCGAGATCGAAGGGGATATGGGTGATTCCCATATGGGATTACAGGCAAGACTGATGAGTCAGGCTCTTCGTAAATTGACAGGTATCATTTCCAAGTCCAACGCTTGTCTTATTTTTATCAATCAGATTCGTATGAAAATAGGTGTTATGTTTGGAAATCCTGAAACCACAACTGGTGGTAATGCTCTGAAATTCTATTCTTCAGTCCGTCTTGAGGTTCGAAAGATTGAAACAATGGCCAAGGGACAGGAAGATGCAATCGGTAACAGGGTTCGTGTAAAAGTTGTAAAAAATAAGGTAGCCCCTCCTTTTCGTAAGGTGGAACTTGAAATTATATTCGGTAAGGGTATTTCTTCTATTGCAAGTCTTATGGATGCAGCTCTGAAGTATGAACTGATTCAGAAAAGCGGAAGCTGGTACTCCATGGATGAGGAGAGAATCGGACAGGGACGTGATAATGTCAAAAAATATCTGGAAGATAATGAAGTTATTGCAGAGAATCTTCTTTTACAATTAAGAGGAATAATGTTCCCTTCCAAGAAAGTTGAAGCTCCCAAGGATGATAAGAAAGTTAAGAAAGCTACTAAAGATAAAGAACCCAAGAAAATAAAAGAGGAGTTGTTCTGA
- the scpB gene encoding SMC-Scp complex subunit ScpB → MNLIQERSIVEAALFLESDPVTIEHLIKVTGLSRDVLKEVMDELKDHYAGEEHGIVINEVQGGYVLAAKEALWDNLKEYYGKKNEDKLSRAAMETLSIIAYSQPLTKAEIENIRGVSSDGMIRLLVKRGLIREVGKKDVPGKPLQYGTSKEFLKLFRLKSISDLPKLDEVEQKRFELNG, encoded by the coding sequence ATGAATCTGATTCAGGAACGATCGATAGTTGAAGCAGCCTTATTTCTTGAAAGTGATCCCGTTACAATTGAGCATCTGATCAAAGTCACAGGTTTATCCAGGGATGTTCTTAAAGAGGTGATGGATGAATTGAAAGATCACTATGCAGGCGAAGAGCATGGAATAGTGATTAACGAAGTGCAGGGTGGATATGTACTGGCTGCTAAAGAGGCTCTTTGGGATAATCTGAAAGAGTACTATGGTAAAAAAAATGAAGACAAATTGTCCCGTGCCGCTATGGAAACATTATCTATTATCGCTTATTCTCAACCGCTGACTAAAGCTGAGATAGAAAATATCCGCGGTGTCAGCTCCGACGGAATGATCCGTCTCCTGGTTAAAAGAGGTCTTATCCGTGAAGTCGGTAAAAAAGATGTACCCGGAAAACCTCTTCAGTACGGAACATCCAAGGAATTTCTGAAACTTTTCAGATTGAAGAGTATATCGGATTTACCAAAACTGGATGAAGTTGAACAGAAAAGGTTTGAATTGAATGGATAA
- a CDS encoding pseudouridine synthase, translating into MDKDFESLRLQVYLARCGVGSRRKCEEYISDGRVTVNDKAVLVPGQKVGPEDRVCYNGRPVRPERENVYIALHKPSGFICSNQDDQGRPLAISLLSDVTNKRLYNVGRLDYMTSGLIFFTNDGEFSKLMTHPSSHLEKEYMVTTKKEIPKELMEQFKKGMSVQGEYFRLKRYTLKGSRSVSITLEEGKNKELRKVFLSKNITIKSIHRIRIGNIKLTGLASGHFRKLTKKEIDQLKNQAEENKLKSSKARNKK; encoded by the coding sequence ATGGATAAAGATTTTGAATCACTGAGACTGCAGGTCTATCTGGCCCGCTGCGGTGTAGGAAGCAGAAGGAAATGTGAAGAATATATCTCTGATGGAAGGGTAACCGTCAATGATAAGGCAGTTCTTGTTCCCGGACAGAAAGTCGGTCCCGAAGACCGCGTGTGCTATAACGGAAGACCGGTGCGTCCTGAAAGGGAAAATGTCTACATCGCTTTACATAAGCCCTCCGGCTTTATTTGCTCCAATCAGGACGATCAGGGGCGGCCTTTGGCTATCTCTCTTCTCTCTGATGTAACAAACAAAAGACTCTATAATGTAGGCCGCCTGGATTATATGACCTCGGGTCTTATTTTCTTTACAAATGACGGTGAGTTTTCCAAACTTATGACACATCCTTCCTCCCATCTGGAAAAGGAATATATGGTCACCACGAAAAAAGAGATACCCAAAGAGCTTATGGAACAGTTTAAGAAGGGAATGTCTGTGCAGGGTGAGTATTTCCGTCTCAAGCGTTATACCTTAAAGGGCAGCAGGTCTGTTTCCATTACTCTTGAAGAGGGAAAAAACAAAGAGCTTCGTAAGGTCTTTCTTTCTAAAAATATTACAATCAAGAGTATTCACAGGATCAGAATCGGCAATATCAAGCTGACAGGCCTTGCCTCCGGGCATTTTAGAAAGCTGACAAAAAAAGAGATTGATCAGCTGAAGAATCAGGCAGAAGAAAATAAGCTGAAATCCTCAAAAGCCAGAAATAAAAAATGA
- a CDS encoding ScpA family protein → MSEHVTFQLDQFEGPLDLLLFLIKKNEVNIYDIPISSITEQYLSFLQYSTAVNLENITEFYLLAATLLYIKSRMLLPVEVDFSDEIEDPREELVAKLIDYQKYKKLSELMTEQEKSTEWVIERKKKQRMLPFDNEEELWEEVDVWELLQSFSTVMGSLTKEAIVNLYEEVTVNEKITLIQELLEERGEFGFTDILINPNSIMEIVCAFLAVLESVKTRLIMVYQNKLFGDIMIKSRHSEQESEKHESDSGTIDS, encoded by the coding sequence TTGAGTGAACATGTTACATTTCAGCTGGATCAGTTTGAGGGTCCTCTAGACCTGCTGCTGTTCCTTATAAAGAAAAATGAAGTGAATATATATGACATTCCCATTTCTTCCATAACGGAGCAGTATCTTTCTTTTCTTCAATACTCAACAGCGGTCAATTTAGAGAATATTACAGAATTCTATCTCCTTGCCGCTACTCTTCTTTACATCAAATCCAGAATGCTTCTACCTGTGGAGGTCGATTTTTCAGATGAAATTGAAGACCCTCGGGAAGAGCTTGTTGCTAAACTGATCGATTATCAGAAATATAAAAAACTCTCAGAGCTTATGACAGAGCAGGAAAAATCCACAGAGTGGGTAATTGAGCGTAAAAAGAAACAGCGTATGCTCCCCTTTGATAATGAAGAGGAGCTCTGGGAAGAAGTTGATGTGTGGGAGCTTCTGCAGAGTTTCTCTACTGTTATGGGGTCACTTACAAAGGAAGCTATTGTAAATCTCTATGAGGAAGTGACTGTAAATGAGAAGATTACTCTTATTCAGGAACTCCTTGAAGAGAGGGGTGAATTCGGCTTTACCGACATCCTGATCAATCCCAATTCTATAATGGAAATTGTCTGTGCTTTTCTGGCAGTCCTAGAATCTGTTAAAACCAGGCTCATAATGGTCTATCAGAACAAGCTTTTTGGCGATATTATGATAAAATCAAGACATTCGGAACAAGAGAGTGAGAAACATGAATCTGATTCAGGAACGATCGATAGTTGA